Proteins from a genomic interval of Oncorhynchus mykiss isolate Arlee chromosome 21, USDA_OmykA_1.1, whole genome shotgun sequence:
- the LOC110500111 gene encoding E3 ubiquitin-protein ligase TRIM39 produces MATSCSLLSEEQFLCSICLDVFTEPVSIPCGHNFCKACITKYWDRDDLCQCPMCKNTFDKRPDLFVNTFISEMAAQFRQTVEVKTTSSPDQCSAMIVEVSCDICTGMKLKALKSCLVCQTSYCETHLEPHQRVAALKRHKLINPVENLEDRMCRKHERPLELFCRSDQTCLCVLCLKADHMTHDTVLLEEEYGERKAQLGKTGAEVQQMIQERLKKVQEIKHSVDLSKREAERERSDSVQVFTALVRSIERSQAELIEVIEEKQKAAERQAEGLIKELEQEITELQRRSTEVEQLSHTEDHLHLLQSFPFLCTPPPTKDWSAISVQSDLCVGTVRRAVSQLEETLNKQMEKLPEVKLKRIQQYAVDVTLDPDTAHPKLILSEDGKQVRHGGIQFNKPYNPKRFDRALNVLGKEGFSSGRFYYEVNVQVKTTWTLGVARESINRKGKITKRPFNGFWAVVLRDECKYSACTSPRVPLYLRKKPQKVGVFVDYEEGQVSFYDVEARSLIYSFTGCTFTEKLYPFLGPGNDKGEYSVPLIISPVNHTD; encoded by the coding sequence ATGGCCACCTCCTGCAGTCTCCTGTCTGAAGAGCAGTTCCTGTGTTCTATCTGTCTGGATGTGTTCACTGAGCCAGTCTCTATTCCATGTGGACACAACTTCTGCAAGGCCTGTATCACAAAGTACTGGGATAGGGATGACCTGTGCCAGTGTCCCATGTGTAAAAATACATTCGATAAGAGACCAGATCTGTTCGTCAATACTTTCATTTCTGAGATGGCTGctcagttcagacagacagtTGAAGTGAAAACTACCAGCAGCCCGGACCAATGCTCTGCCATGATAGTAGAAGTGTCCTGTGACATCTGCACTGGGATGAAGCTCAAGGCCCTGAAGTCCTGTCTGGTGTGTCAGAcctcttactgtgagactcaTCTGGAGCCTCATCAGAGAGTCGCAGCCTTAAAGAGACACAAGCTGATCAACCCTGTGGAGAACCTGGAAGACAGGATGTGTAGGAAGCATGAGAGACCTCTAGAGCTGTTCTGTAGGAGTGACCAGACATGTCTTTGTGTCTTGTGCTTGAAAGCAGACCACATGACTCATGACACTGTCCTTCTAGAGGAAGAGTATGGAGAGAGGAAGGCTCAGTTGGGGAAGACTGGGGCAGAAGTGCAGCAAATGATCCAGGAGAGACTGAAGAAGGTTCAGGAGATCAAACACTCAGTAGATCTCagcaagagagaggcagagagagagagatcagacagtgtacaggtCTTCACTGCTCTGGTTCGCTCCATTGAGAGAAGTCAGGCTGAGCTCATTGAGGTGAttgaggagaagcagaaagcagCAGAGAGGCAGGCTGAAGGGCTCATTAAAGAGCTGGAGCAGGAAatcactgagctacagaggagaagcactgaggtggagcagctctcacacactgaggaccacctccacctcctacaGAGCTTCCCATTCCTCTGCACCCCTCCACCCACCAAGGACTGGTCTGCGATCAGTGTTCAGAGTGATCTGTGTGTGGGGACTGTGAGGAGAGCTGTGTCTCAACTGGAGGAGACACTGAATAAACAGATGGAGAAGCTGCCTGAAGTCAAACTGAAGAGGATTCAGCAGTATGCAGTGGATGTGACTCTTGACCCTGATACAGCTCATCCCAAACTCATCCTTTCTGAAGATGGGAAACAGGTGAGACATGGAGGCATACAATTTAATAAACCTTATAATCCAAAGAGGTTTGACAGAGCTTTAAATGTCCTAGGAAAGGAGGGTTTCTCCTCTGGGAGATTTTACTATGAGGTGAATGTTCAGGTGAAAACTACATGGACTTTAGGAGTGGCCAGAGAGTCCATCAACAGGAAGGGGAAGATCACAAAGAGACCATTTAATGGATTCTGGGCTGTGGTCCTAAGGGATGAGTGTAAATACTCCGCCTGTACCTCCCCCCGTGTCCCCTTATACCTGAGAAAAAAGCCCCAGAAGGTGGGGGTGTTTGTGGATTATGAGGAGGGTCAGGTCTCCTTTTAtgatgtggaggccaggtctctTATCTACTCTTTCACTGGCTGCACCTTCACTGAGAAACTATATCCATTCCTTGGCCCTGGCAATGATAAAGGTGAATACTCTGTCCCTCTGATCATCTCTCCTGTCAATCACACAGACTGA
- the LOC110500112 gene encoding nuclear transcription factor Y subunit beta isoform X1, whose product MEEDRSTTDASQLTLGISGEYMSGGYVLQSQDVSVPNDPCFPRNNACDEDDGEESLNDHDDGGMKENFREQDIYLPIANVARIMKNGIPQTGKVTMIAKDAKECVQECVSEFISFITSEASERCHQEKRKTINGEDILFAMSTLGFDMYLEPLKLYLQKFREAMKGEKGIPGVSVGEGLGEELTDDSFTNQLPAGIITADGQQQNVMVYTTSYQQIPGVQQIQFS is encoded by the exons ATGGAAGAAGACCGTTCCACCACCGACGCCTCCCAGCTAACGTTAGGCATCTCTGGAGAATACATGTCAGGAGGATATGTGCTCCAGTCTCAAGATG TGTCAGTACCTAATGATCCATGTTTTCCACGTAATAATGCGTGTGATgaagatgatggagaggagagtcTGAACGACCATGATGACGGGGGCATGAAAGAGAACTTCCGGGAGCAGGACATCTACCTCCCCATCGCTAACGTGGCACGCATCATGAAGAACGGCATCCCACAGACCGGGAAGGtaaccatg ATAGCGAAAGACGCCAAGGAGTGTGTGCAGGAGTgtgtgagcgagttcattagcttTATCACGTCGGAGGCCAGTGAGCGCTGCCACCAGGAGAAAAGAAAGACCATCAACGGAGAGGACATCCTGTTTGCCATGTCAACCCTGGGATTCGACATGTACTTGGAGCCCCTCAAACTCTACCTGCAGAAGTTCAGAGAG GCAATGAAGGGGGAGAAGGGAATCCCAGGTGTGTCGGTGGGAGAGGGCCTGGGGGAGGAGCTTACAGACGATAGCTTCA CGAATCAACTGCCAGCCGGAATAATAACAGCCGACGGCCAACAGCAGAACGTCATGGTGTACACCACCTCATATCAACAG ATTCCTGGCGTGCAGCAGATCCAGTTCTCATGA
- the LOC110500112 gene encoding nuclear transcription factor Y subunit beta isoform X3 — translation MEEDRSTTDASQLTLGISGEYMSGGYVLQSQDDDGEESLNDHDDGGMKENFREQDIYLPIANVARIMKNGIPQTGKVTMIAKDAKECVQECVSEFISFITSEASERCHQEKRKTINGEDILFAMSTLGFDMYLEPLKLYLQKFREAMKGEKGIPGVSVGEGLGEELTDDSFTNQLPAGIITADGQQQNVMVYTTSYQQIPGVQQIQFS, via the exons ATGGAAGAAGACCGTTCCACCACCGACGCCTCCCAGCTAACGTTAGGCATCTCTGGAGAATACATGTCAGGAGGATATGTGCTCCAGTCTCAAGATG atgatggagaggagagtcTGAACGACCATGATGACGGGGGCATGAAAGAGAACTTCCGGGAGCAGGACATCTACCTCCCCATCGCTAACGTGGCACGCATCATGAAGAACGGCATCCCACAGACCGGGAAGGtaaccatg ATAGCGAAAGACGCCAAGGAGTGTGTGCAGGAGTgtgtgagcgagttcattagcttTATCACGTCGGAGGCCAGTGAGCGCTGCCACCAGGAGAAAAGAAAGACCATCAACGGAGAGGACATCCTGTTTGCCATGTCAACCCTGGGATTCGACATGTACTTGGAGCCCCTCAAACTCTACCTGCAGAAGTTCAGAGAG GCAATGAAGGGGGAGAAGGGAATCCCAGGTGTGTCGGTGGGAGAGGGCCTGGGGGAGGAGCTTACAGACGATAGCTTCA CGAATCAACTGCCAGCCGGAATAATAACAGCCGACGGCCAACAGCAGAACGTCATGGTGTACACCACCTCATATCAACAG ATTCCTGGCGTGCAGCAGATCCAGTTCTCATGA
- the LOC110500112 gene encoding nuclear transcription factor Y subunit beta isoform X4, giving the protein MEEDRSTTDASQLTLGISGEYMSGGYVLQSQDDDGEESLNDHDDGGMKENFREQDIYLPIANVARIMKNGIPQTGKIAKDAKECVQECVSEFISFITSEASERCHQEKRKTINGEDILFAMSTLGFDMYLEPLKLYLQKFREAMKGEKGIPGVSVGEGLGEELTDDSFTNQLPAGIITADGQQQNVMVYTTSYQQIPGVQQIQFS; this is encoded by the exons ATGGAAGAAGACCGTTCCACCACCGACGCCTCCCAGCTAACGTTAGGCATCTCTGGAGAATACATGTCAGGAGGATATGTGCTCCAGTCTCAAGATG atgatggagaggagagtcTGAACGACCATGATGACGGGGGCATGAAAGAGAACTTCCGGGAGCAGGACATCTACCTCCCCATCGCTAACGTGGCACGCATCATGAAGAACGGCATCCCACAGACCGGGAAG ATAGCGAAAGACGCCAAGGAGTGTGTGCAGGAGTgtgtgagcgagttcattagcttTATCACGTCGGAGGCCAGTGAGCGCTGCCACCAGGAGAAAAGAAAGACCATCAACGGAGAGGACATCCTGTTTGCCATGTCAACCCTGGGATTCGACATGTACTTGGAGCCCCTCAAACTCTACCTGCAGAAGTTCAGAGAG GCAATGAAGGGGGAGAAGGGAATCCCAGGTGTGTCGGTGGGAGAGGGCCTGGGGGAGGAGCTTACAGACGATAGCTTCA CGAATCAACTGCCAGCCGGAATAATAACAGCCGACGGCCAACAGCAGAACGTCATGGTGTACACCACCTCATATCAACAG ATTCCTGGCGTGCAGCAGATCCAGTTCTCATGA
- the LOC110500112 gene encoding nuclear transcription factor Y subunit beta isoform X2, which translates to MEEDRSTTDASQLTLGISGEYMSGGYVLQSQDVSVPNDPCFPRNNACDEDDGEESLNDHDDGGMKENFREQDIYLPIANVARIMKNGIPQTGKIAKDAKECVQECVSEFISFITSEASERCHQEKRKTINGEDILFAMSTLGFDMYLEPLKLYLQKFREAMKGEKGIPGVSVGEGLGEELTDDSFTNQLPAGIITADGQQQNVMVYTTSYQQIPGVQQIQFS; encoded by the exons ATGGAAGAAGACCGTTCCACCACCGACGCCTCCCAGCTAACGTTAGGCATCTCTGGAGAATACATGTCAGGAGGATATGTGCTCCAGTCTCAAGATG TGTCAGTACCTAATGATCCATGTTTTCCACGTAATAATGCGTGTGATgaagatgatggagaggagagtcTGAACGACCATGATGACGGGGGCATGAAAGAGAACTTCCGGGAGCAGGACATCTACCTCCCCATCGCTAACGTGGCACGCATCATGAAGAACGGCATCCCACAGACCGGGAAG ATAGCGAAAGACGCCAAGGAGTGTGTGCAGGAGTgtgtgagcgagttcattagcttTATCACGTCGGAGGCCAGTGAGCGCTGCCACCAGGAGAAAAGAAAGACCATCAACGGAGAGGACATCCTGTTTGCCATGTCAACCCTGGGATTCGACATGTACTTGGAGCCCCTCAAACTCTACCTGCAGAAGTTCAGAGAG GCAATGAAGGGGGAGAAGGGAATCCCAGGTGTGTCGGTGGGAGAGGGCCTGGGGGAGGAGCTTACAGACGATAGCTTCA CGAATCAACTGCCAGCCGGAATAATAACAGCCGACGGCCAACAGCAGAACGTCATGGTGTACACCACCTCATATCAACAG ATTCCTGGCGTGCAGCAGATCCAGTTCTCATGA
- the LOC110501038 gene encoding LOW QUALITY PROTEIN: thioredoxin reductase 1, cytoplasmic (The sequence of the model RefSeq protein was modified relative to this genomic sequence to represent the inferred CDS: inserted 2 bases in 1 codon): protein MDQTRLPCGQYDYDLLVIGGGSGGLAVAKVLLAAGRDTCTSDIGLDHVGVKNNQDTGKISVNEKEQSSVGYVYAMGAVQEGRPLTTALSVQAGRLLYGGHSTMCDYSNIPTVMLPPMKYCTCGLSEENAILTFGEDNVEVYRSYYWPLEWTVPRRDXRCYAKVICHIPDYIIVCVYVCVLSPPQENVVGLHVMGPSAGEVFQGFAVALRCGLIKQQLDTPVRLHPVCAQVLTNLIVTQRATDAMMVRGNS, encoded by the exons ATGGATCAAACCAGGCTGCCCTGTGGACAGTATGACTATGACCTGCTGGTCATTGGAGGGGGGTCTGGAGGCCTGGCTGTGGCCAAG GTACTGCTGGCTGCAGGAAGAGACACCTGTACCAGTGACATTGGTCTTGACCATGTTGGGGTTAAAAACAATCAGGA CACTGGCAAGATCTCTGTGAATGAGAAGGAGCAGAGCAGTGTGGGATATGTGTATGCAATGGGGGCGGTACAGGAGGGTCGTCCATTGACCACAGCCCTCTCCGTGCAGGCAGGACGACTCCTCTACGGAGGGCACAGTACCATG TGTGACTACAGTAACATCCCCACGGTGATGTTACCTCCCATGAAGTATTGTACCTGTGGGCTGTCAGAGGAGAACGCCATTCTCACGTTTGGAGAGGACAATGTGGAG GTGTACCGTAGCTACTACTGGCCATTGGAGTGGACGGTACCTAGAAGGGA AAGATGCTATGCTAAAGTCATCTGCCACATACCTGACtatattatagtgtgtgtgtatgtgtgtgttctgtcacCTCCACAGGAGAATGTGGTAGGTCTCCATGTGATGGGGCCCAGCGCAGGGGAAGTGTTCCAGGGCTTTGCTGTGGCTCTGAGGTGTGGTCTGATCAAACAGCAGCTGGACACCCCCGTGAGACTCCACCCTGTTTGTGCCCAG GTGTTGACCAACCTGATAGTAACTCAGCGTGCCACTGATGCCATGATGGTCAGAGGGAACTCCTGA